Proteins from a genomic interval of Croceicoccus naphthovorans:
- a CDS encoding AI-2E family transporter, translating into MRPIPATAEVSAGFPLRAAHHAGNALMRVPFRPREEDAPYLRRLLYTIAIAAVLIVVWRASDLLLLAFGSVLGAVVFRSAGDLFQRIGLKNKDLSLGLGILLCLCVLGVMGYLLTVQFGVQIANLIDNLPETIAAIENAVGSNPVGAAVVKAVRAAVSGSAIADRLGQLVAGTGEVLLNFVIVVIGAMFIAANPGPYRRAMILLTPRAGRPTMDRALGEVGIALRLWLKAKLISMTAMTVLIGGSLWLAGVEHWMALGLLGGISEFVPYVGPAVAMLPAVGIAATQGGDVLTYTLIAYLATRVIEAWLITPLVNRQVVNIPPALTLFVILGAGAVFGIYGVFFAGALLVVAYVGVRELYIRDTLGEDIDGVPRDVKKDMAE; encoded by the coding sequence TTGCGACCTATACCGGCCACGGCGGAGGTTTCCGCTGGCTTTCCCCTACGCGCGGCACACCACGCAGGCAATGCCCTGATGCGCGTGCCGTTCCGCCCAAGAGAGGAGGACGCGCCCTACCTGCGCCGCCTGCTCTATACCATTGCCATTGCCGCGGTTCTGATCGTTGTCTGGCGTGCGTCGGACCTGTTGTTGCTGGCCTTCGGGTCGGTGCTGGGCGCGGTGGTGTTCCGCAGCGCGGGCGATCTGTTTCAGCGGATCGGCCTGAAGAACAAGGACTTGTCGCTGGGACTGGGCATCCTGCTCTGCCTTTGCGTGCTGGGCGTGATGGGGTACCTGCTGACCGTGCAGTTCGGGGTGCAGATCGCCAACCTGATCGACAACCTGCCCGAAACGATTGCCGCCATAGAAAACGCCGTGGGATCGAACCCGGTCGGCGCGGCGGTGGTCAAGGCCGTGCGCGCCGCCGTATCGGGCAGCGCGATTGCCGACCGGTTGGGGCAACTTGTGGCCGGGACGGGTGAAGTCCTGCTCAATTTCGTCATCGTCGTGATCGGCGCGATGTTCATTGCCGCCAATCCGGGGCCGTACCGCCGGGCGATGATCTTGCTGACGCCAAGGGCTGGGCGTCCGACGATGGATCGCGCGCTGGGCGAAGTGGGCATTGCGCTGCGTCTTTGGCTGAAGGCGAAGCTGATCTCGATGACCGCGATGACGGTGCTGATCGGCGGGTCGCTGTGGCTGGCGGGTGTCGAGCACTGGATGGCGCTGGGCCTGCTGGGCGGGATCAGCGAGTTCGTGCCCTATGTCGGCCCCGCCGTCGCGATGCTGCCCGCAGTCGGCATTGCCGCGACGCAGGGCGGCGACGTGCTGACTTACACTCTGATCGCCTATCTGGCGACGCGCGTGATAGAGGCGTGGCTGATCACGCCGTTGGTCAATCGGCAGGTGGTGAACATTCCGCCCGCGCTGACGCTGTTCGTCATTCTTGGCGCGGGCGCGGTGTTCGGGATCTATGGCGTGTTCTTTGCGGGCGCGCTGCTGGTCGTCGCCTATGTCGGCGTGCGCGAACTCTATATCCGGGACACGCTGGGCGAAGATATCGACGGCGTGCCGCGCGACGTTAAAAAGGACATGGCCGAATAG
- the purM gene encoding phosphoribosylformylglycinamidine cyclo-ligase yields the protein MTDTPETAPESYTYAKAGVSIEAGNALVKAIGPLAKSTARPGATSELGGFGGFFDPKAAGYTDPLLVAANDGVGTKVKLAIDHDRHDAIGIDLVAMCVNDLIVQGAEPLFFLDYFATGKLENGVATRVVAGIADGCKLAGCALIGGETAEMPGMYQAGDYDLAGFCVGAVERGEQLTGEKVAEGDVLLGLASSGVHSNGYSLVRRLAADKGWKLDRPALFDQDVLLIDALIAPTKIYVKSLLGPIRAGRIHALAHITGGGLLENVPRVLPDGLHAHIDVGGWLLPRLMAFLQAQGNIEPEEMARTFNCGIGMVLAVAADEVESLKADLEAAGEEVHVIGAIRAGEDSGGKGCTVAGRAGEWSAREDWSATHLG from the coding sequence ATGACCGATACGCCTGAAACTGCCCCCGAAAGCTATACCTACGCCAAGGCCGGCGTCTCTATCGAGGCCGGAAACGCACTGGTGAAAGCGATCGGCCCGCTGGCCAAAAGCACCGCCCGCCCCGGCGCGACGAGCGAGCTGGGCGGCTTTGGCGGCTTCTTCGATCCCAAGGCGGCAGGGTATACCGATCCGCTGCTGGTCGCCGCGAACGACGGTGTCGGCACCAAGGTGAAGCTGGCCATCGACCACGACCGACACGACGCCATCGGCATCGACCTTGTCGCGATGTGCGTGAACGACCTGATCGTGCAGGGCGCAGAGCCGTTGTTCTTCCTCGACTACTTCGCCACCGGCAAGCTGGAGAACGGGGTCGCCACCCGCGTCGTTGCGGGCATTGCCGATGGCTGCAAGCTGGCCGGATGCGCGCTGATCGGTGGCGAGACGGCTGAAATGCCGGGCATGTATCAAGCGGGCGATTACGACCTTGCGGGCTTCTGCGTCGGCGCGGTGGAGCGCGGAGAGCAGCTGACCGGAGAAAAGGTGGCAGAGGGCGATGTCCTGCTGGGCCTTGCGTCCTCTGGCGTGCATTCCAACGGGTATTCGCTTGTTCGCAGGCTGGCGGCGGACAAGGGCTGGAAGCTCGACCGCCCCGCCCTGTTCGATCAGGACGTGCTGCTGATCGACGCACTGATCGCGCCGACGAAGATTTACGTGAAGAGCCTGCTCGGCCCGATCCGCGCCGGGCGCATCCATGCACTGGCGCACATTACCGGTGGCGGCTTGCTGGAAAACGTGCCGCGCGTTCTGCCCGATGGGCTGCATGCGCATATCGACGTCGGCGGCTGGCTGCTGCCGCGTCTGATGGCGTTCCTGCAGGCGCAGGGAAATATCGAGCCGGAGGAAATGGCCCGCACCTTCAACTGCGGCATCGGCATGGTGCTGGCGGTCGCGGCTGACGAGGTCGAGAGCCTGAAGGCCGACCTTGAAGCGGCGGGCGAGGAAGTCCACGTTATCGGCGCGATCCGTGCGGGCGAGGACAGCGGCGGAAAGGGCTGCACCGTCGCGGGCCGCGCGGGCGAATGGTCGGCGCGAGAGGACTGGAGTGCGACGCATCTGGGCTAA
- a CDS encoding ATPase — protein sequence MARPTQIVLPLSGPAREQSIVLGAAIEPVIRAFEDAANWPFRTAILSGPPRSGKSLLARWFAQSGMGTAIDDADMQDEAELFHAWNRAQEGGRPLLLVGPPVPAVWQITLPDLRSRLGAALPLTIGTPDDAMLSALIETHAAGRGLALEDGATTYLVPRVERSFAAVEALVAEIDRLSLERKAPARQAIWREALERLAGRGEAPEQGDLN from the coding sequence ATGGCCCGTCCGACCCAGATCGTCCTGCCGCTGTCCGGCCCCGCGCGCGAGCAATCCATCGTGCTGGGCGCGGCCATCGAACCGGTGATCCGCGCGTTCGAGGATGCGGCGAACTGGCCGTTCCGCACCGCGATCCTGTCTGGCCCGCCTCGTTCGGGCAAATCGCTGCTCGCCCGCTGGTTCGCGCAGAGCGGCATGGGCACTGCCATCGACGATGCCGACATGCAGGACGAGGCGGAGCTGTTCCACGCATGGAACCGCGCGCAGGAAGGCGGGCGGCCCTTGCTTTTGGTCGGTCCCCCGGTTCCGGCGGTGTGGCAGATTACGCTGCCCGACCTGCGATCCCGCTTGGGCGCGGCGCTTCCGCTGACCATCGGCACGCCAGACGATGCAATGCTGTCCGCACTGATAGAGACCCATGCCGCCGGGCGCGGTCTTGCATTGGAAGACGGGGCCACCACTTATCTGGTTCCGCGGGTGGAGCGCAGCTTTGCCGCGGTAGAGGCGCTGGTGGCCGAGATCGACCGCCTGAGCCTTGAACGCAAGGCTCCGGCCCGGCAGGCGATCTGGCGAGAGGCGCTGGAACGGCTGGCAGGACGGGGCGAAGCGCCAGAACAGGGCGACCTGAACTGA
- the epsC gene encoding serine O-acetyltransferase EpsC — MFEQLTAYLDSIRARDPAPRSRWEILLYPGVLAVGMHRVAHWLFEAELYLPARFVNHLSRWLTAIDIHPGATIGRNLFIDHGFTVIGETAIIGDDVTIYQCVTLGGTNPTNGIAGKRHPTLLDGAIVGSGAQILGPVTVGKRARIGAAAVVTEDVPDGATMVGVKARSTLVSAETYQQKFVPYGTPCKDPCEPSPRLDDLEDQIAQLKAELERLRAFSGEPEPLTARQDRDGTPDTAKGGA, encoded by the coding sequence ATGTTCGAGCAACTGACAGCCTATCTCGACAGCATCCGCGCGCGCGATCCCGCGCCGCGTTCGCGCTGGGAAATCCTGCTCTATCCGGGTGTTCTCGCCGTGGGCATGCACCGCGTGGCGCACTGGCTTTTCGAGGCGGAACTGTATTTACCCGCCCGTTTTGTGAACCACTTGTCACGCTGGCTGACCGCCATCGACATCCACCCCGGTGCCACAATCGGGCGGAACCTGTTCATCGACCACGGCTTCACCGTCATCGGCGAAACCGCGATCATCGGCGACGATGTCACGATCTATCAGTGCGTGACGCTGGGCGGCACGAATCCCACCAACGGCATCGCGGGCAAGCGGCATCCGACCCTGCTGGACGGGGCCATTGTAGGGTCTGGCGCGCAGATCCTCGGCCCGGTCACCGTAGGCAAGCGTGCGCGTATCGGCGCAGCTGCGGTGGTGACCGAAGACGTGCCTGATGGCGCGACGATGGTTGGCGTAAAGGCGCGTTCGACACTTGTCTCGGCAGAAACGTATCAGCAGAAGTTCGTGCCCTATGGCACGCCCTGCAAAGATCCGTGCGAGCCCTCGCCCCGGCTCGACGATCTGGAAGACCAGATCGCGCAGCTGAAGGCGGAACTTGAACGCCTGCGGGCCTTTTCCGGAGAGCCCGAGCCGCTGACCGCGCGTCAGGACAGAGACGGAACGCCCGATACAGCAAAGGGCGGCGCTTGA
- a CDS encoding DUF2794 domain-containing protein, producing MNNVVPLPLGPNRGQPQQVGFERAELLRILDLYGRMVAAGQWRDYAMDFHKDAAFFAAFRRTAERPEVRLEKRPALRQRQGMWTLFGEAGQVLKRGHELAGVLAPIERRLVKLV from the coding sequence ATGAACAACGTGGTGCCGCTGCCGCTCGGTCCGAACCGGGGTCAGCCGCAGCAGGTGGGGTTCGAACGCGCCGAACTGCTCCGCATTCTCGATCTCTACGGCCGCATGGTCGCTGCCGGACAGTGGCGTGACTATGCGATGGACTTTCACAAGGATGCGGCCTTTTTCGCAGCCTTTCGCCGCACGGCGGAGCGGCCCGAAGTGCGGCTGGAAAAGCGCCCGGCACTACGCCAACGGCAGGGCATGTGGACCCTGTTCGGCGAAGCCGGTCAGGTCCTGAAGCGCGGGCACGAACTGGCAGGCGTATTGGCACCCATAGAGCGGCGGCTGGTCAAGCTTGTCTGA
- a CDS encoding lysozyme, producing the protein MHHEADLQISKLIDGFNTAPIAPYRPKTDIVQTARRKLRVREIIQAMHARYAAAAMTRRRGLRRKRIAMALSAGVVGFGAAGMTVPPDQTGESYQADYLRYGSRLHASELSASADLREAMIEEEGVRQRVYRDVAGYLTVGIGHLIRASDKLQLGDRISKEQVLDFFEDDLSRAEAAAARLAGDTPLYQHEFDALVDLVYNVGEGNVSPTKSPRLNAALQGADYDAIAAELHYTTAGGSVAKGLVNRSERRANIFENAEYADPRHTA; encoded by the coding sequence TTGCACCACGAAGCCGACCTCCAGATTTCGAAGTTGATCGACGGGTTCAATACCGCGCCCATCGCTCCCTATCGCCCAAAGACCGACATCGTGCAGACCGCCCGGCGCAAATTGCGTGTGCGCGAGATCATTCAGGCGATGCACGCCCGCTATGCCGCCGCCGCCATGACCCGCCGCAGGGGTTTGCGGCGCAAACGGATCGCGATGGCCCTGTCGGCAGGCGTCGTCGGATTTGGCGCGGCGGGCATGACCGTACCGCCCGATCAGACCGGCGAGAGCTATCAGGCCGACTACTTGCGATATGGCAGTCGCCTCCACGCCAGCGAACTTTCGGCCAGTGCCGACCTGCGCGAAGCGATGATCGAGGAAGAAGGCGTGCGCCAGCGCGTCTATCGCGACGTGGCAGGATACCTGACCGTGGGCATCGGGCACCTGATCCGCGCGTCGGATAAATTGCAACTGGGTGACCGGATTTCGAAGGAACAGGTGCTCGACTTCTTTGAAGACGATTTGTCGCGAGCAGAGGCAGCAGCCGCGCGATTGGCGGGCGATACACCGCTGTATCAGCACGAATTCGATGCGCTGGTCGATCTGGTCTACAACGTTGGCGAAGGCAATGTTTCGCCCACGAAAAGCCCGCGGCTGAATGCCGCGTTGCAGGGCGCCGACTATGACGCGATTGCCGCCGAATTGCACTATACGACGGCGGGTGGATCGGTCGCCAAAGGGCTCGTCAACCGAAGCGAGCGGCGCGCGAATATCTTCGAAAACGCCGAATACGCCGACCCCCGACACACCGCCTGA
- a CDS encoding HAD-IA family hydrolase has translation MSRQHETGRSPIEQTPKTQSYDPNPASTLRFRTVGFDLDGTLLETAPDIANALNHALKLAGLPSFAFEEVRPMIGGGAKRLLVRALADRHGSTVPDDVIDPLYAELLNHYAANIAVESFAFDGLLPALDALADQGITLGVATNKLESLARSLLDEIGLADRFACVIGGDTLGTANAKPKPDMLHELERRCGGGPTAFVGDSIYDTSAARAAGQPCVAVSFGYRSEPIEDLRADAVIDHFDQLVPVLATL, from the coding sequence ATGAGCAGGCAGCACGAAACCGGCAGGTCCCCCATCGAACAGACCCCAAAGACACAGAGTTATGACCCGAACCCCGCATCGACACTCCGGTTCCGCACCGTGGGTTTCGATCTGGACGGAACGCTGCTGGAAACCGCGCCTGATATCGCCAATGCCCTGAATCACGCGCTGAAGCTGGCGGGCCTACCGTCCTTCGCGTTCGAGGAAGTGCGCCCCATGATCGGTGGCGGGGCGAAACGCCTGCTGGTCCGCGCGCTGGCCGATCGGCACGGCAGCACGGTGCCCGATGACGTGATCGACCCGCTCTACGCCGAATTGCTGAATCACTACGCCGCCAATATCGCGGTGGAATCGTTCGCTTTCGACGGGTTGCTGCCCGCGCTCGATGCGCTGGCAGATCAGGGCATCACGCTGGGCGTGGCGACCAACAAACTGGAATCGCTGGCCCGCAGCCTGCTCGACGAAATCGGCCTTGCCGATCGCTTCGCTTGCGTGATTGGCGGGGACACATTGGGCACCGCTAACGCAAAGCCCAAGCCCGACATGCTGCACGAACTGGAACGGCGCTGCGGCGGCGGACCGACGGCATTCGTCGGCGATTCCATCTACGACACCAGCGCCGCCCGCGCCGCCGGACAGCCATGCGTTGCAGTCAGCTTCGGCTATCGGTCCGAACCGATCGAGGACCTGCGCGCTGACGCGGTAATCGATCATTTCGACCAATTGGTGCCGGTCCTGGCTACGCTTTGA
- the glmU gene encoding bifunctional UDP-N-acetylglucosamine diphosphorylase/glucosamine-1-phosphate N-acetyltransferase GlmU produces MKNVATVILAAGKGTRLKSGLHKVLHPVAGRAMIHHLIDATAELAPEKTVVIVGEYREQVQDALGDRVAYAVQEPQLGTGHAVQQAQEELRDFQGDVLILYGDVPFVKAATMRAMLERLHQADAPAVVVLGFRPPDTLRYGRVIADRFGRIEKMVEHKDANEAERACTLCNSGVMAVKGSELFELLSRVGNQNSQGEYYLTDIVNLATADGRNSAVVECEDHREVTGVNSRAELAGAEREWQEFKRAEVMDGGATLKAPDTVFFSWDTEIGEDVTIEPNVVFGPGVKVASNTRIRAFSHLEGATVGEGCEVGPYARLRPGAVLEAKSKVGNFVEIKNATLGEGAKANHLTYLGDATVGAAANIGAGTITCNYDGYFKHKTEIGDRAFIGSNSALIAPVRIGADAIVAAGSAVSRDVADGEMRMVRAEQLVKPGWADRFHDAMKKKKAEKK; encoded by the coding sequence ATGAAGAACGTTGCCACCGTCATCCTTGCCGCCGGTAAGGGCACGCGCCTGAAAAGCGGGCTTCACAAGGTGCTGCACCCCGTTGCCGGCCGCGCAATGATCCATCACCTGATCGACGCGACGGCAGAACTTGCGCCCGAAAAGACCGTCGTCATCGTCGGCGAATATCGCGAACAGGTGCAGGACGCGTTGGGCGACAGAGTGGCCTATGCGGTGCAGGAACCGCAGCTGGGCACCGGCCACGCGGTGCAACAGGCGCAGGAGGAGCTGCGCGATTTTCAGGGCGATGTCCTGATCCTTTACGGCGACGTGCCCTTCGTAAAGGCCGCCACAATGCGCGCCATGCTGGAACGGTTGCATCAGGCGGACGCCCCCGCCGTCGTCGTGCTGGGTTTTCGCCCGCCCGATACGCTTCGCTATGGCCGCGTCATCGCGGACCGTTTCGGCCGGATCGAGAAGATGGTCGAGCACAAGGACGCAAACGAGGCCGAGCGTGCCTGCACCCTGTGCAATTCGGGCGTGATGGCGGTAAAGGGCAGCGAGCTGTTCGAACTGCTGTCCCGCGTCGGCAACCAGAATTCGCAGGGCGAATACTACCTGACCGACATCGTCAACCTTGCCACCGCCGACGGGCGTAATTCGGCCGTCGTCGAGTGCGAGGATCACCGCGAAGTGACCGGGGTAAACAGCCGCGCCGAACTCGCCGGTGCAGAGCGCGAATGGCAGGAGTTCAAGCGCGCCGAAGTGATGGACGGCGGCGCGACGCTGAAAGCCCCCGACACGGTGTTCTTCAGCTGGGATACGGAAATCGGTGAGGACGTGACGATCGAGCCGAACGTCGTGTTCGGCCCCGGCGTAAAGGTCGCCAGCAACACCCGCATCCGCGCGTTCAGCCATCTGGAGGGTGCGACCGTTGGCGAAGGTTGCGAAGTCGGCCCCTATGCCCGCCTGCGCCCTGGCGCGGTGCTGGAAGCGAAGAGCAAGGTCGGCAATTTCGTCGAGATCAAGAACGCCACGCTGGGTGAGGGCGCGAAGGCGAACCACCTGACGTATCTCGGCGATGCGACGGTCGGCGCTGCGGCGAATATCGGCGCAGGCACGATCACCTGTAATTACGACGGGTACTTCAAGCACAAGACCGAGATCGGCGACCGCGCCTTCATCGGATCGAACTCCGCCCTGATCGCCCCGGTGCGGATCGGCGCAGATGCCATCGTTGCCGCGGGCAGCGCGGTCAGCCGCGACGTGGCCGATGGCGAAATGCGCATGGTGCGCGCCGAACAGCTGGTCAAACCCGGCTGGGCCGACCGGTTTCATGACGCGATGAAAAAGAAGAAAGCCGAGAAGAAGTGA
- the glmS gene encoding glutamine--fructose-6-phosphate transaminase (isomerizing) yields the protein MCGIIGIVGAEPVAERLVDGLKRMEYRGYDSAGICTIDDGKLVRRRAEGKLANLVGELKKNPAEGTVGIAHTRWATHGAPTEANAHPHATGEVALVHNGIIENFKQLRDELIADGRKFESETDTEVVVHLISRRIEEGKTPEEAMEIVLPRLRGAFALAVAFRSQPDLLIGARLGSPLVVGYGEGETYLGSDALALAPLTQKISYLEEGDWVVVTREGATIYDKDNNRVERAVVHSGATAAATEKGNYHHFMQKEIFEQPTVVAQTLRSYVRQLERTVALPQIDFDLSKIDRVTIVACGTSYYAGMVAKYWFEKFARVPVDIDVASEFRYRDPVLPYCGLALFISQSGETADTLAALRHCREAGQTIAVVVNVPTSSMAREADLLLPTHAGPEIGVASTKAFTCQLAVLAALAAHLAVKKGKMDEGEERSVVDHLLEAPACLNAALDHDEDIKAMAHLIAPARDVLYLGRGPDFPLALEGALKLKEISYIHAEGYASGEMKHGPIALIDDNVPVIVLAPSGPLFEKTVSNMQEVRARGGKIVLISDAEGIAEAGEGCMATIEMPKVHPLIAPLVYAVPVQLLAYHVACVKGTDVDQPRNLAKSVTVE from the coding sequence ATGTGCGGAATCATCGGCATCGTTGGCGCAGAACCGGTTGCAGAGCGCCTTGTCGACGGCCTGAAGCGGATGGAATATCGCGGCTATGACAGCGCGGGAATCTGCACGATCGACGACGGCAAGCTGGTCCGCCGCCGGGCAGAGGGCAAGCTGGCGAACCTCGTCGGCGAATTGAAGAAGAACCCGGCCGAGGGCACTGTCGGCATCGCGCATACCCGCTGGGCAACCCACGGCGCGCCGACCGAAGCGAATGCCCACCCGCATGCCACCGGTGAAGTCGCGCTGGTGCACAACGGCATTATCGAGAACTTCAAGCAGCTGCGCGACGAGCTGATTGCCGACGGTCGCAAGTTCGAGAGCGAGACCGATACCGAAGTCGTCGTCCACCTGATTTCGCGCCGCATCGAGGAAGGGAAGACGCCGGAGGAAGCGATGGAGATCGTCCTCCCCCGCTTGCGCGGTGCCTTCGCGCTGGCGGTCGCTTTCCGCAGCCAGCCCGACCTGCTGATCGGCGCGCGGCTCGGTTCGCCGCTGGTGGTTGGGTATGGCGAGGGTGAGACCTATCTCGGCTCAGACGCGTTGGCGCTGGCCCCGCTGACGCAAAAGATCAGCTACCTTGAGGAAGGGGACTGGGTCGTCGTCACCCGCGAAGGTGCGACGATCTATGACAAGGACAACAACCGCGTCGAACGCGCGGTGGTCCACTCGGGCGCGACCGCCGCCGCGACCGAGAAGGGCAACTACCACCACTTCATGCAGAAGGAGATCTTCGAGCAGCCGACCGTGGTGGCGCAGACCCTGCGCAGTTATGTTCGCCAGCTGGAGCGCACCGTCGCCCTGCCGCAGATCGACTTCGACCTCAGCAAGATCGACCGTGTGACCATCGTCGCCTGTGGCACCAGCTATTACGCCGGGATGGTCGCGAAATACTGGTTCGAGAAGTTTGCCCGCGTGCCCGTCGACATCGATGTGGCGAGCGAGTTCCGTTACCGCGACCCGGTGCTGCCCTACTGCGGCCTCGCGCTGTTCATCTCGCAGAGCGGTGAAACCGCCGATACGCTGGCCGCGCTGCGCCATTGCCGAGAGGCGGGGCAGACCATCGCGGTCGTCGTCAACGTGCCGACCAGTTCGATGGCGCGTGAGGCGGACTTGTTGTTGCCCACCCATGCCGGGCCGGAAATCGGCGTTGCCTCGACCAAGGCGTTCACCTGCCAGCTGGCCGTGCTGGCCGCACTGGCCGCGCATTTGGCGGTGAAGAAAGGCAAGATGGACGAGGGCGAAGAGCGAAGCGTCGTCGACCACCTGTTGGAGGCCCCCGCCTGCCTGAATGCCGCGCTGGATCATGACGAGGATATCAAGGCGATGGCGCACCTTATCGCGCCCGCGCGCGACGTCCTCTATCTGGGCCGCGGTCCGGACTTTCCGTTGGCGCTGGAAGGCGCGCTGAAGCTCAAGGAAATCAGCTATATCCATGCCGAGGGTTATGCCAGCGGCGAGATGAAGCACGGCCCCATCGCGCTGATCGACGACAATGTGCCGGTCATCGTGCTGGCCCCGTCGGGCCCGTTGTTCGAAAAGACCGTGTCCAACATGCAGGAGGTGCGCGCGCGCGGCGGCAAGATCGTGCTCATTTCCGATGCCGAGGGCATTGCCGAGGCGGGAGAAGGCTGCATGGCGACGATCGAGATGCCCAAGGTCCATCCGCTGATCGCGCCGTTGGTCTATGCGGTGCCGGTGCAACTCCTCGCCTATCACGTCGCCTGCGTGAAGGGCACGGACGTGGATCAGCCGCGCAATCTGGCGAAAAGCGTCACCGTCGAATAG